The region aagactggaatttGCATCACATTAATAATTTcactatattacagtttttactgtatttttgatcaaataaatgcaaccttggtgagcaaaagagactttcaGAAACACAAAAATCTTACCCACCCCAAATTAAGTGGTAGTGTGTAATATTTCTTAGGAttgtaaaatgaatgttttgaGGAGTAGTTGATGTTTGTATGATTGCCGTCTCTGTTGCAGGTTCGTATGATCACACAGTGAAAGTGTTTGACATGCGGTCAGGGAGCAGTGTGATGACCATGCAACACGGCCATCCTGTGGAGTGTGTGCTGCTGTACCCATCAGAAGCCCTGCTGGTGTCCACAGGTGAACAACACTTCTCATTTAACCAATCAGGGGTTGGGGGTTGATTAGTGATGCTTAGAACCCCTTTCAACCATTTATTCTCATATATCATAATGCAGAAATATACTGTAGACCTGGTGAATTAATGCAGTTTTCAACTGCTGTGCTCTTTTATGTCAGCTTGAATGTGTCTCTTCCAAAAAATGGTTGAAATAAGTTggtgtgtgtgttacaggaggGCGCTATGTTAAAGTTTGGGACCTGTTGAAAGGCGGACAGGAGCTCGTTTCTCTTAAAAATCATCACAAGACAGTTACGTGTGCATGTCTGAGTTCTGTAGGCAACAAACTGCTCACAGGATCACTGGACAGGTGTGTCTGCATGTGCCAATCATTGTAAAGAAATGCTGTATGTGCTCATTTGTGTATTTTCATGAGCCTGTGGGTTTATTTGTTGTGGTTGCTTTTCGTTTTAGGCACATCAAAGTGTATAACTCCTCTTATAAGGTTGTACATAATTTCGACTGTGATGCATCCATCCTTAGTATGGCTATTGCGGTATGTTTAgctcattcacacaaagaaatatatatatatatatatatatatatatatatataaataataataataataaaaaattatatatatataaactttataaatgtaatttttcatttacACTTGAATTAGAGGGTTGTTTATTGTGGTTCTCCTTTAGCCTGATGATGAAGCGCTTGCTGTGGGGATGACCAATGGTGTGTTGAGTGTCAGACACAGGAAACACAAAAAAGACAAAGAGACGTTAACTAGTCGAAGGCGACGGGGCCCGTCATACCGGGTCTTTGTCAAGGGAAAGAACTTTATGCCCAGAGAggtgattattttatttcattttaccaCAGTGATTGaataaatgaattttaattacatttcttaTTTGCTAGCATTTCACAAGAACCTTGTGCCaaaacatttgatttttatttgatgctattatttaatttcaatttaatttaattaaaacaaaacatttttaattttgactgaataaatgtttttttatttatttgcaaacattttacaagaactttgtgcacaaacatatatattttttacttttttaattaaattaaatttagtatttcctgaattaatgaattttattcaattttaataaCCATTTTTAATTTGCTAACTTTGTTCCCAAAAGTGATTTTAATAGtattatatttcataaattaatcattttaaatttctTATTTCATAACATTTCAACTAAAATTGCTCTCTCATATAGCTATTCtacagatatatatttatatgtaagctATATAAATCTTACTCTTAAGTCCAGTTTAAGGCATGTATATTCATATGAGACTGTTTAAATGAACTTTTCTTCAGTTATGTCTTTTGATGTCTCTTTTAGGATGATTTCTTGGTCAGTAAACCAGTGAAGCAATATCTACGGAAATATGACAAACAGCTGAAAAGCTTTGAGGTGTCCAAAGCATTGGACACAGCTCTGCAGGTGAACACACACCCGTGTGTATGTAATGCAATTTGATTTGTGATATGACTGTACAGATGAAGATATCATTAAATGTTTATGCATGTTTGACAGACATGGACACGCACCAGTAAACCAGACGTGACTGTAGCGGTTATTATAGAGCTCAACCGCAGAGGAACTCTGAAAAATGCTCTCGCAGGACGAAATGAAGAGAGCTTAACCAAGATCCTCAACTTCCTTCTCAAGTGAGTAACTCTCTCACATCTTATTCTGACACGCACATAGTCTTATGACTTCAGACTATCATACTAAACATGATGGCTCATATATAGTTGAGGGGGAAGTTTATGAACActtcagataaataaaaaaaaatgattctagGAGACTTAAAATTCATTAACGTAGGAAAGATTACAAAATTTTCTAAGAATACAAAATATTCCAATTTGCTTTGGTTTCTCTAACTGTTTATGGGTGACTGGGttatatttcactttaaaattgaaatgaaaaaaaaaaaaaaacaatgtgcaaTTTTGAAGGCAAAAaggtattttattaatgttttttttttttttttaactttttttttgtcatttaagtgCATTTCATGGTTCgagttttttttgtcattgttgtcTGATGATGATTACTGTTATACTATTAATGTTTTAGATATAGTAACTACTGCCAtgatgtatatttacattttaaatatttcagtaatgaggatttactgtaaatgtttaattGTCATAACACTCTACAATGCAAAAGTCTTCCAAAATGAAATTTGTTGGTAGAAagaaatagaaaattaaaatacagaaaaaaaagaaattatttatttttctctcactGCAATTGCAAATTTGCTAATtaataagcacacacacatatacttaaTTATAAGTAgaattgtaatttaatattttttgttttaatataaagacaaaataaagtgtgtgtgtatttgcataTTATTCAAAGTTTGGGTGGGATTTCAGCACTGTTAATATTCTGTGAAATGCATTCCATTAAATTCTTGTGACAAAACCGGAATTTCTTGGAATGATTAAAATGCCGGGAAATTCTTAGGCGGGTTCTCAGGGTGTCTTGCGGTTGAGAGTTTGGGTCACACACTACAAAAGTGACCCAGAACAGGAGGCCACAATTGTAAGCGTAAACTTAGTCACCAGATTTTCTTGATTCAAGGAATTTAATACCACAGGATTTATTTCTTGTTATAATGACTTGCTATGAGGGTGTTTTTGTGTATTGTGTTTCAGGCACATCTTTGACCCACGCTTCTCTCGGCCTCTGCTCTTGGTCGGGGATATTGTGCTGGGTGAGTTTCATATTGTATCATGCGCACGTGAGCAAATGAGAATGAAGAAGTGAACTGCTGCTTGCAAAATAGTATTGTTTTTCCTCTGTTTTTCAAACatgggaaatgtgtgtgtgtgtgtgtgtagatctgTATCAGCAGGTTTTTCACGAGTCACCTGTAGTCGAGCGGCTGCTGCAGCGTCTTATGGAGGTGTTGGGTCGGGAAGCAGAACTTCAGCAGGAGCTTCTGCAGGTCTTGGGAATCCTGGACACACTTTTCGCTTCGCTGACCCTCAGAAAAGAGGTCGCGGCACTTGCTGCCCCACCAGTAGCGCAGGAGGCACAGCTACAAGCCGCTCGAAACTCATTACAAAACTCTCGTGACTCAAACGAAACATGCTGGACTTTGGCGGGGGCTTGGTGAAAAATGAAAGGGAAAACGGAAGGAAACAAACACGAGAGGCAGCTCTGGGAAAGATGTTGCCCAATCCCACTAAATAATCCCCGTGTCAGTGTTTCCTCCGTTTCTGCTGATGTTTGCAGAATTTGAAACTGCGTTTTGTATATCCTTGTCATAAAATCTTCAGATCTGTGCGTTTTggtttgttctttctttctttctgtcaaaATCAAATGCCTTAGTAAtgaaatacatttacaatacatttacagTTGCTACTTTTTGTCTTTCGTGTGATTGTGTTAGCCAATCAGAAAATGTGCCAATTTGTATGTAACTAATTGTATGCATACCTGTCTTTTGGAGAAAGAGTTTTGGGAAAAGGCTGATGAGACAGTCAACCAGTGGCTGACAGAAGTTGGCACAATATGACTTGTATATTATAACTTAAAATCTATTACAACAAATAATCAAGAACTAGATGTAACCACATcgattaaatattataaataataatttgagtaCCAATCATTTAAAAATCCATACCTCTCAAGCACTAATCTAACTATTGCTGACCTCCAATGTAACCATAATTTTAcggttgtataattttttttttttatggaatataattttttaagaatataaggACAATTCAGTATCCTGATGGAATTTTTATAGCAGGAATTAGTCATTTTGGTCTAATGTGGCATGCAAAAGTTTAAGACGGTGCTGGAAAATACTAGTATTACTTTACTGACAATAATTTGACTTTTGATGCATGAGGGCCAATTTCAAATTTCTATccctattattttttatttaatgttgcgttatatttttcaaaaaaaaattggggcccattttattttcttgacGTTTTTTATCAGGAGTAAAATATGTTAAagcaagacaaaataaaaaacaaaaaatgaaatttggcttatatttatattatttgttcctatttagaaaaatgtaattttctttatATCGCAAGCTTTAAGGCACTCCTCTTTATGTTTCTTTAACGATTAAAATACATGCCAGAGAACTTGGcgcgattaaaaaaataaatatatatattaattatacatttgtgtaaataaaatgtacgTCTAATCAAACtataattattatacaaaaaCTGCAGAAAGAGGAGCCTTGAGGACGTGGCAGTTCTAAACCAATGACATAATCACGTTTGGATTGAAGTTGACCAATCGCCAAGCGGCTCAGTCCACGTCTGCACAGGCGGCCCTGAGTGCAATCCTCAATCTGATTGGTCCGTTAAACGAGGCTTGAGCGTTATCTCcaatctgattggtcagttgagAGGGCAATCCAAAGGAAGCGTATCCCAATTCTTAAACTAGACATCCGGAGTTACTGAGATCAGCCGGGCGGTGTGAAACACTGCAGAATTCACCAGGTAAAGTTGCAAATTTGCATTAAAACATGAAACAGTTTATACGTATGTGCTGTGATATACAGTGTTGTGCCTCGCTCTTTCATTTATGTCGTTTGAGAGTTGCGGGTATTTGCATCAGGCTTAATGTTAGGAGTTTAAATGATGTTTGCATGTCCAAATATTGGGAACATCCATTCAATTTTAcaatgaaataatttataaaaatacataacataAGTTAACTGGTAACAATTTATTACACTAGTATCAGGGTAGTTTTGAGTTaacgtgcgtgtgtttgtgtgagtgagtgagtgagtgtgtgcatagCTATctaatatacgtgtgtgtgtgtttatgcatagctatctagtgtgtgtgtgtgtgtgtgtgtgtgtgtgtgtgtgtgtgtgtgtgtatacgtatgCATAGCTATCTAATatacgtgtgtgtgagtgtgaagagTTTGCTTGCAAATCTAATCGTTttcatgaaaaatgttttttattgttatcatgtttttgtgttagctgtattttttttttttttttttttttattatttaatcaaaacaaccCAACTGCAGTTCGATTGGTATTAATTTGAATGCAGGgtaaattaaaacatgttttttgaacattttcaAAAACAGATCTATTTTTACACATGAACTCTTTGTATTTGACCCTGTTTTAAAAAACAGTGTACGAGAAGATGGACCTCCTGCCGCTGTTGTTGTTGGTCGTCCTCTGCGTTCTTCAGTCCTCCAGTAAACCCATGGAGAAGAAGGAGCGCATCCATCACGACGCCCCCCTCAGCAACAAGGAGCACGACGATGAGGAGAACTTCGACTACGACCACGAGGCTTTTCTCGGGCAAGAGGAGGCGAAGACCTTTGACCAGCTCACGCCAGAGGAGAGCAAAGAGAGACTGGGGTAAAAACACACGCAGCACACTTCATTGAGCTCTTCACTCGAGGAACTTCTCCAGAtcattcactctctctttctatctacAGTATGATTGTAGAAAAGATTGACGAGGATCACGACGGCTTTGTGACCGCTGATGAGATGAAACGGTGGATCAAACACGCTCAGAAGCGATGGATCTATGACGATGTGGACCGGCAGTGGCAGGCTCACGATCTCAACTCAGACACTTATGTCTCCTGGGAGGAATACCAGAACGCTACCTACGGCTACATCCTTGGTGTGTGTAATGGGTTTATTGATTAATCATGTTTCAGAGTTAATTGAAATGCACATAAATCTAATTTGGTGAACTGACTGTCTAAAgtctaattttaaaagtattgaaatcATTTCAGTGTGCGAAGACTCTGTAGTAAATATCTGTCCTCAAAACTACAGattaattcaggaaaaaaaagaaagaaaaatatatcacatttattttgaatggcTAGAAATCTAGACTGATGTGATGTGTGTATATCTGTTTAGATGAAGCAGATCCCGAGGATGGTTTTAACTACAGGCAGATGATGGCTAGAGATGAGCGCCGTTTCAAGATGGCTGACCAAGATGGTGATATGAGGGCCAATAAAGAAGAGTTTACGGCGTTTCTTCATCCCGAGGAGTTTGACCACATGAAGGATATTATAGTGCTGGTACGTCTGGACAATCAGATTGCTAAAAATTTCTTCCATACACCTTTTCTGTTAtgttttgtcattgtttactcaccctcattattccatgtgtgtgtgtgtgatttggttTTCAGGAGACCATGGAGGACATTGATAAAAATGGAGATGGTTTAATCGACCTTGATGAATATATTGGTAAGGGATGTGTTTTCCtttttaagtgtgtttgtgtgtatttaagaGAGATCGAAATCAGTTGTTTCCTGTTAATTGTATTGATCTTGTCTCACTTTTCCCCTGTTTGTCAGGTGATATGTACAGTCAGAATGGAGATGCGAATGAACCCGAATGGGTgaaaacagaaagagagcagTTTACAGAGTTCAGGGATAAAAACAAAGATGGCCATATGAATATGGACGAGACCCGTGACTGGATCTTGCCCTCTGATTACGATCATGCAGAGGCTGAGGCCAAACATCTGCTGTATGAATCTGACGCAGATAAGGTAAATGCATGGTAATTCTGAGTAAAGTaacatatttaacaattttatgtGAAAGTTTTCTATACCCCCCGAATCCCTAAAACTGAAATTGAAAGCAAGTTAATTTCTGTCAACAAACATTTAAGATGGTTGCATAAAAGCTGGAATTAAAttaatagttcagccaaaactgAGCATTCTAGCatattttactcaccctcgtgtaatgcaaagtttatttaaattttttgcattttgcagatgctttatctaaagtgacttacattgcatttatGGTATAAATTTTGATCAGttaatgcattccctgggaatcaaacctatgACCTATTAAAAACTTGTTTGAgctacaaaaattaaaattttctttcTTAAATGAGCAGGTTGCAATAATTCTATATCGTTAATTTTGGTTTTCTTATCTTCCTTCCCCTTTGCAATTCATACatgaaaaaaacctgccataaaatGCCATAATTCTATTGGTTATGCATCAGATTCGTAACACTTATTGATGGGGTGATGAAagcgaaaataaataaataaataaataatatgaagcACCAActgctgataataataaatgatgataTGATTGGTTTGTTTGTAGGATTATAATCTTAGCAGCTGCTTCAGTAACTTCTTTTACTTTCACGACAGGACGGACGCCTCACAAAGCAGGAAATTGTGGATAAGTATGACTTATTTGTCGGGAGCCAGGCAACAGATTTTGGAGAAGCGCTGGTCCGGCATGATGAGTTTTAATTTTGCAAACTTTGCACCTGAAAAATGCAAAAcgaacaataatttattttatggtttCAAGCATAACACATTGTGAATCATTACGGtgtttacaaaacatttctgtttttccACAGCATCTCgatcaaatgcatttttttttttttttttttaccttttccgtgaacactttttttttcatagataaACTCAGCACCGTTGGATTCTGACATGATTTCAAATGCACTGATGAAATGGTATTCAGGTCAGCTTGTGAAGCTTGTCAAAGTTTGTCTGATGGTCTATATTGCACTAAAATGCGGCCATATAATGCAGCATAATGGCATGTGTGTAACCCGACACGGCATAGAGCAATGACCGCCCACTAGTGTTTTACATGGCACAaaatataaacacttttttttttgtttcttttttttttttttttaaggtatataaaaataatacccTCATGTAAACTACTTTTCTAAATAATATAAAAGGTCTTTCAACCACTACATGTATGTGTTTATCTCCATTTAGCCAGAGGATGTATGATGTTTGACATGACGCTAAGTAGTAGACCGTATTAAGTATGTTGCATAATTTCATGGTCTTTCTTTGGCTTAAAATACATCCAACCAGAATGTTCTGCATTGGTTCCTGCAGCAACACGGATCAGAACATCAAGGATTATCTTTGTCAATCTATGGACAGATAAAAGCTATGTTTAAAATTGATCAATCAACTGATTGGGTGCTCCTTTATGAACAAAACCCCCTGCATGAAGGGCTATTGAACATCATTCCACCCACTGCAACCTGTCATTAAGAGCTTTATGAAGTGTTAGTACTCTCATTATTAGACTGTAAGCTGTTCTTTCCTCAAGTGCCTTCTTCTGTCTCCTTCAATCTTCAGACTGCTTTAACATTAATATGCCAGACTTTATTTTCGGTTTTCTTACCTTTCTTCCCGTGACTGAAAATGACCTCCTCTCATTAGTATtaaatttgtgtgtatatatatatatatatgtttataattgAATGTGAACTGTGTTTAGTAGGCTGTGGTGTGGTAAATACTGTCTCATAGCTGAGAGTGTTTTCTCAATAAAATTGATGAAAATTAACCACATTTTCAATTGGGTTTTCAAGTGAACTCCTTGTTTTTGCGCAGATTCTAATCCGATCCACAAGGGGGTGATCTGGTGACTTCTACTTTTTTAGGCACCTGTTTTTCCATTTCTTTGATATGATTCAATATTATCATAATGAATGAGTCCCACATAAGTTTAAGTTAAACTGTTACACCACAAGCAGTCTATTGTTTGCCATCACCAGTACAATTTATTTGAATATGCGATGCACAGTGCAATTTTTTCAATACAAAGAAAGCATGTCCATGTGCAAAGATGTACATTATATAATGTAGAAAGGACACAGAATGTCTGAAAACCATCGGTGCAGGGCAAACTTTAAAACTTTGGGTTCGGAGTTAGCTTGAATCTTGTATTACTCACCCATCCGTTCATTGCCTCGGAGATGCCAAATctgttcttttcccattttacaAAATCTCATTTGATGCTCAAGCTCAGTTCAAACATTGAACGTTGATTCAGTGTCACTCTTAGCTTTCGTCATTCTCCCATAATCATCTCCCATCATTAGTTTCATCCGTGTCTGTGTAGTAGAAACATTCTATCTGTGTGTCGTGAGGATCATGAAGATAGTTCAGATGTTGACTGCTTGTATCTAGATTAGATATAGACTCCTCTTCTGGGCTACTGTCATCTAAATTTGTTGCAATGTCCTCGTTAACATAATATATGTTTGAGCTTGGGGTGTTGTCCGTCTCAACTCCCAGACGTTCCTCTGACCCATTGTATTGACCTGGATCAAGTGTTAATGTGCTTAGATGTGTTTGTAAGTTAATTACATCATGAATGTTTTGTACAGAACTTTCAGCTACTGAAACCTGTGGATCTAAATTAAGATCATCCGATTTTCTGGTACCATCTGTTTTAAAGCTTTTGGAATAATTAACGACGGGTTTATCAGCCTCCGAAACCAAGGCTTTGGGGTCAATGATATATGTCTCTATTTGAAAAGTAGAGACCTCTGCTTGTGTAGTGTTTTGTGTTACTGTTCGATCTGTTTCTGGACTTTCAGTTGAGTGTCTCTGTGTTCTTTGTAGATCAGACTTGAATCTGTGCTTTCCAGCTATTTTTTGGTCCCTTATTTCCAGTGGTTTTGCATGAATTTTGTCTTCTGTATTATGTGTTTCGCAGTCTCTGTTGGCTCTTTTTAGGTCCATATTGAGTATTTCTGACTTGCTGCATATGTCATCACAGTATGAAGTGATTCTTTGTGATTGGATTTGAAATTCTTCTTCTGGGAGATCTGAATCATCATTTTCTAATTCACAATCCATTTCTTCTAAATCAGTACAGATCTCCACCTCTGTTGTGAACGTAGTCTCTGTATTTTCTTCGCTCTCCTCATCCCATTCCCTAACCACAACGTAGTCATGAAATGACACCGTTTTATTGTTAAACCTGTTCACGGGCCTCCCGTTGGGCCGCAGTGCCAGATAATTGCGTCTTGGTTCCCGTAACGATTTGTTGATGGTAACTGATGGTAAGTCCACTGATGTTGATGGAGGTGGTTCCTCTATTTTGGTGTAGATGCCCTGTTTGCCATAGAAAGGTGAGGCGGAGTGGTCGTACTCACTGAACACCTCGTTGTGATATGAGAATGTTTCCTCCACTAAAGTCATTGGTTGGCTCTGGTTCATCTGTCAGAGAAAAACAGCTGGATTTACAGTTGCTTCCCTGAAaaatttatattgtttaaaagCACAAATACACAAGGGTTGCTATGGGAAATTTGAGTAATTGTCCTTATtttaaggagatttaaaataGCACACTACTATTATTATTCTACTATCAGTCTTAAAATGAAGCACACTACTATTATTATGCTAATATCAGTCTATGCTTTAAAAACAACTCTATTTCTACTTTTTacctaaataaaaatacattgggGTTCACAAAGGGGGAATGGAATAACATTAACTCACCTTCCGAAACCATCTCAGACACTAGACATGAAAAATCAAGAAATGCAAAATGATTCTTTCAGAGACTTGTTTTATTAAGCGTTCAAATATTGAAATTTTCTTTTTGGTGATGcaaagcatcattactctagtatTATCTTTATTTTCAGCACATATGCTGTCTCTAACATGTTTGTTGTGTATGTTGCATGAATATACAATTGTGCTCATAAGATTACATGCCCcttgcaaaatatgcaaaatattaataattttaaccaAATAAGAGGGATtatgaaaattgcatgttatttttatttagtactgtcctgaataagctatttcacataatttcacacatactccacaagacaaaataactgAATTCATAAAAGAATTgcccgttcaaaagtttacatacccttgAATCTTAATAATCTGTGTTGTTTCCTGGATGATGcatctgtttttttgtgttttgatagttgttcatgaTTCCCTCATTGGTCCTGAGCAAAATCCTCCAGCTCCTccacattctttggttttccagcaacTAAAGGGTTCTAATATTGACAtccacactgaggacaactgagggactcatacacAGCTATTACAAAAGGTGgaaacatttactgatgctcaagaaggcaACACAGTGcataatattatacaatataagtACAATTAACCCTGATCATCCAATTCAAAAAGATAACACCCCCCAGCCGCAGCTCTTAATGCATTGAGTTCCCATCTtgagcatcagtaaatgttttaACCTTATAAATAGTTATGTATGAGTCCCCCAATTGTCCTCCATgggaaaagatggatctcaaaatcatagtcaCTGTTTGAAAGGGTTCAAAGATGCAAAAAAtgttggaaaaccaaagaatgtgctggagctggaggatttttctgaagaacagcaggaagTTGAACTGCTCAGGTACAACGAGGGACTTATGAACAGCTATCACAACACAGTAGTGGATCATCCAGGAAAcgacacacagtattaagatttTGAACGGGGTCATTTTTTATGAATTCGGTTATTACTTTGTCTTGTTGAGAATatataaacatctgttatgtgaaatagcttGTTCGGGACActattaaataacaataacatgcaattttcatgatccctcttattttgttaaaatgattaacattttGTATATTCTGCAAGGGGCATGTAAATCTATGAGCTCAATTGTATCTTGTCTTACCACATTAGGGTGTCTGTTGTCAGCCACACTGGTCCGGATGACAGGATCCCGCTTCTCTCTGATCATCCGTATGCACCGCACCAGTGTAAATAAGGTAATGGCCAGCAGGATCAGACACACCCCTGCCACGCCCTCTGCCCTGCCCACTGTCTCACGGCTATACACATGCCCCGCCCCCAAAGGACCCTGTGGAACTTATACAATACAtttgtgtattatttattatgtttagccatgtattgttattatacactaccagtcaaaagttaaaaaaaatcttcatatgTTGCTGAAATATCCTCTTATGCTCAACAacgctgaattttttttttcaaatcaaaaatacggtaataacagtaatgttgtgaaatattattacaatttaaaataacattctcctatttgaatatattttaaaactggaTTAATTCCTGTTCCATGTAAAACTGAATTCTTAGCGGCCTCTACTTCAGTCTTTGTTGTCGCATATTATCCTTcagaaaacttttgactggtagtttaTGTTGTGGAAAGCTTCGCACAAACAGTGCTTACGTCTAGTTTGTTGCACTCAttaaaatatacttattttatgtttttatatattcctAATTAAGATATAATCCAGAGAGTTTCTAGTACCTGGTTGACCTTTCTGAAGAACTTCCACATGCAATGCAGCTTTAACAGTGTCTCCTGATTCCAGATCAGTGGCTAGAACCTGCAACACAGTCATCAATTGTCtcatttcagacatttttgaGAACAGTACTGGAATAATTTTCAGATTCTGCCtataaaaaatttacaaataaatacaaagagaAGGTAATTAACACATTGAATTGAATGTAaacttttgaagtagaaagactgaagtagtatttttttaaaatcataaagTGTTTATTTAGTCTTATGTAATACCTCTAGAAAATATTTGTGGCC is a window of Carassius carassius chromosome 23, fCarCar2.1, whole genome shotgun sequence DNA encoding:
- the utp15 gene encoding U3 small nucleolar RNA-associated protein 15 homolog; translated protein: MASFKPTKVQFLPKLGEKVTEETLYWKNYKSPLQIKEFGAVTKIDFSPLPPHNYAVTASTRIHIYGPHSQEPIRSFTRFRDTAYGGSFRGDGKLLVAGSEEGLIRLFDISGRVALRQFAGHSKAVHVTSFLSDGFRVVSGSDDLSCRVWDVPSAVELSSLTEHTDYIRALAPSKLNPDLFVTGSYDHTVKVFDMRSGSSVMTMQHGHPVECVLLYPSEALLVSTGGRYVKVWDLLKGGQELVSLKNHHKTVTCACLSSVGNKLLTGSLDRHIKVYNSSYKVVHNFDCDASILSMAIAPDDEALAVGMTNGVLSVRHRKHKKDKETLTSRRRRGPSYRVFVKGKNFMPREDDFLVSKPVKQYLRKYDKQLKSFEVSKALDTALQTWTRTSKPDVTVAVIIELNRRGTLKNALAGRNEESLTKILNFLLKHIFDPRFSRPLLLVGDIVLDLYQQVFHESPVVERLLQRLMEVLGREAELQQELLQVLGILDTLFASLTLRKEVAALAAPPVAQEAQLQAARNSLQNSRDSNETCWTLAGAW
- the calub gene encoding calumenin-B, which produces MDLLPLLLLVVLCVLQSSSKPMEKKERIHHDAPLSNKEHDDEENFDYDHEAFLGQEEAKTFDQLTPEESKERLGMIVEKIDEDHDGFVTADEMKRWIKHAQKRWIYDDVDRQWQAHDLNSDTYVSWEEYQNATYGYILDEADPEDGFNYRQMMARDERRFKMADQDGDMRANKEEFTAFLHPEEFDHMKDIIVLETMEDIDKNGDGLIDLDEYIGDMYSQNGDANEPEWVKTEREQFTEFRDKNKDGHMNMDETRDWILPSDYDHAEAEAKHLLYESDADKDGRLTKQEIVDKYDLFVGSQATDFGEALVRHDEF
- the LOC132101712 gene encoding uncharacterized protein LOC132101712 isoform X2, translated to MGTFIANLSFTAQPSSNHLHLKLSGKDADWFYLEGRTIRLNSTSTRIIDREMHGSVLTATVRCYGHKALQAEHRILVEVLNENDNKPEFLQRSVQPLQLSELTAVNSVVFTVLATDADGDTLTYVIDETSPDARYFRVDLHNSGKVVLNKPLDYEIKTQLRLTLYAVETNTNEHYNTTATIIISVIDGDDQYPQFQPCTLLSANHSNRICANPLYTANITENEQDIVLDFFPGPIQAVDGDEGLRTPVKYTILSGADNGRFVIDSNSGEVRLTRRVENRLLIPTLRLRVMAAQTDDPLKYAVATVLVRVLAENRFPPQFSRSTYHGFVSERANPASLVMTYGNKLLILEATDQDFTEGFNPRQQYSLNSQHNSSQLFYITQEGLLIAKTSLLHPGHKYFLEVLATDLESGDTVKAALHVEVLQKGQPVPQGPLGAGHVYSRETVGRAEGVAGVCLILLAITLFTLVRCIRMIREKRDPVIRTSVADNRHPNVCLRWFRKMNQSQPMTLVEETFSYHNEVFSEYDHSASPFYGKQGIYTKIEEPPPSTSVDLPSVTINKSLREPRRNYLALRPNGRPVNRFNNKTVSFHDYVVVREWDEESEENTETTFTTEVEICTDLEEMDCELENDDSDLPEEEFQIQSQRITSYCDDICSKSEILNMDLKRANRDCETHNTEDKIHAKPLEIRDQKIAGKHRFKSDLQRTQRHSTESPETDRTVTQNTTQAEVSTFQIETYIIDPKALVSEADKPVVNYSKSFKTDGTRKSDDLNLDPQVSVAESSVQNIHDVINLQTHLSTLTLDPGQYNGSEERLGVETDNTPSSNIYYVNEDIATNLDDSSPEEESISNLDTSSQHLNYLHDPHDTQIECFYYTDTDETNDGR
- the LOC132101712 gene encoding protocadherin beta-10 isoform X1, with the translated sequence MVLRLIFSEQPLWKILIFCQLYSAVSRHSVIASNCDDGHDVFAKVKENSLMGTFIANLSFTAQPSSNHLHLKLSGKDADWFYLEGRTIRLNSTSTRIIDREMHGSVLTATVRCYGHKALQAEHRILVEVLNENDNKPEFLQRSVQPLQLSELTAVNSVVFTVLATDADGDTLTYVIDETSPDARYFRVDLHNSGKVVLNKPLDYEIKTQLRLTLYAVETNTNEHYNTTATIIISVIDGDDQYPQFQPCTLLSANHSNRICANPLYTANITENEQDIVLDFFPGPIQAVDGDEGLRTPVKYTILSGADNGRFVIDSNSGEVRLTRRVENRLLIPTLRLRVMAAQTDDPLKYAVATVLVRVLAENRFPPQFSRSTYHGFVSERANPASLVMTYGNKLLILEATDQDFTEGFNPRQQYSLNSQHNSSQLFYITQEGLLIAKTSLLHPGHKYFLEVLATDLESGDTVKAALHVEVLQKGQPVPQGPLGAGHVYSRETVGRAEGVAGVCLILLAITLFTLVRCIRMIREKRDPVIRTSVADNRHPNVCLRWFRKMNQSQPMTLVEETFSYHNEVFSEYDHSASPFYGKQGIYTKIEEPPPSTSVDLPSVTINKSLREPRRNYLALRPNGRPVNRFNNKTVSFHDYVVVREWDEESEENTETTFTTEVEICTDLEEMDCELENDDSDLPEEEFQIQSQRITSYCDDICSKSEILNMDLKRANRDCETHNTEDKIHAKPLEIRDQKIAGKHRFKSDLQRTQRHSTESPETDRTVTQNTTQAEVSTFQIETYIIDPKALVSEADKPVVNYSKSFKTDGTRKSDDLNLDPQVSVAESSVQNIHDVINLQTHLSTLTLDPGQYNGSEERLGVETDNTPSSNIYYVNEDIATNLDDSSPEEESISNLDTSSQHLNYLHDPHDTQIECFYYTDTDETNDGR